In a genomic window of Drosophila takahashii strain IR98-3 E-12201 chromosome 3L, DtakHiC1v2, whole genome shotgun sequence:
- the skd gene encoding mediator of RNA polymerase II transcription subunit 13 isoform X2 — MTHQNHQTNGASLEDCHTNFYALTDLCGIKWKKFVNGERPNASSDPLADPILRSYSRCIQADMLCVWRRVQSTKTDNADPNALTFEIATSTKVHPPLSLAAAKELWIFWYGEEPDLNELVDAELLRVAANQALWNGTWKGALTYECRSLLFKALHNLMERFVLTKDIVRFGKWFVQPCTSSDRLFGRSSQHLSFSFTFFVHGDTVCASIDLREHPAVRPLTKEHLAEAAAAFAASSSPPGSSSSPASAGGAVPNPGQDANGAGMEPLDGGEGAAKAAPPAHARKVMLAPFGIAAILTGNSYKASDPIAEKILEDWASFFPLCNKDNSDVPPVVEVVSGGHKMYHPTNYVLVTDLDDMEHMEFVEMQKMQSSVGGAAAAEAAVLASAPPSLGAAPSAAAIPVGPASLNAPGGGGGAGAGAAAAAKEASRKAAPQAVSALERLAFQPYYDQRPTSGFTFNTNNTHIPASAAVEMPERTWQDCVMNTLHVDAAAAAAAAAVASSTPTSGTGTSSSADGDENEQNKPPQQDSKQLVQQQIQQHQQQQQRQKLWNFVDPMQKAPCICTKHLANTPHGTPHGGASTYSRNSVGGDSSMPVASVESPATPAPSPHPNSAHSQPTSVPAAEQLLNMSPHAPTSVSNLQQPPTPIDHLLDKNTPAPTPTDQHDNKSITASPYVHQTPSVEPPSYTDHAAGGGGGAVGQSMGTGPGSVPAQQPATPTAATSAGGASNAAGGGGTVGTISVKKLEMQQQQQQQTPSAAAMVIKQEPGAQGRGTGAGVTSTTEAMNNLRRLYNPPKLTLKDPDSFYDEEWLKEVIYDFQYQENWDYLTVKRPKLDKQRRPRYAKNLYEGHTHVKPLMPSPGSVYGSQLLSLDVSATSAGVGGGGSAAGSSSGGLVGIANSTANGSDADGVDGGSSFFQGLDIKTEPGLHSPSCKETSKSSGGGGNSSGGGSGGGNLFTAEGLNPSLNDLEQLFETSSNDECSSVQIHTPPDSNNPSNGGCSAVTNTIEDLKRSTAISSAAVLGAAAAAVAAAAASSGAGNIQAEDLTKMFPTPPSHEQQHPNSSPCQTDVVMTDLSVDTTTTSITSSSSSIPTTCNTTTITSSINSSTTTANTTSNNSSSSSSIILAAVQAPVTTVVAIQTSFSKLVKQEYNLELGSPVEEPIDDWNYVYRPPQQEKFVGATRYAPLTNLPSMTQPPLTLPPGCFYQPTWSSHKSRAATLAKAAAAQQQQHQKHQALQQRIQLHQQKLQQLQHQHHQQQQQQAAAAAAAAAAAAAAGGGHQKHQHQHLHDLLSAAPRTPLTPSTVPQPLSSGGSQLLLNQLNCPQAPPGSSMQQLMHRAGMSPISPGPGMAAYAARSSPMSRATPTHPPPPYPYDLAVASPATSTSSYLNRPLHSQEHPHGMHGMGGGVAMGHGNGGAGSHMGMMPYTGDAGIASGGGGTAMTAAGPASLLQELPEVNSVLVNILLYDTALNVFRDHNFDSSSVCVCNADTQKIGNIRGADSGVYVPLPGVSFNPFPSAGGAAGGSGGTAAGQRMPNGPSSAGGFGGMRMISAFGGSPASASMPGAGSGHGHGPNGGSNSSSCTPPSSNPHITGYVDDDPVECTCGFSAVVNRRLSHRAGLFYEDEVEITGIADDPGRNKQPTLLSIIQSLSRKNQIKQQGSGETSSALEKVGPQLEQLTHAVFDLLLDQCSIIQTSSSSVHRALQAHRRRMSRQRRIFGTNGAPTASLASIANVLEFMDAHDNISLALEHARLAFENQRMDNMMDFHGNGSSSSHHQQQQQLTAFHAPPPALRHKLAAIGAGRLTVHKWAYLPVGFTRSNKEIVRTMNAIQPMLQNAFHCKSRGGSGSKDASSYNTVSGPLTWRQFHRLAGRASGQCEPQPIPSVVVGYEKDWISVAPHSIHYWDKFLLEPYSYARDVVYLVVCPDNEHVASCTRSYFRELSSTYEMCKLGKHTPIRGWEGILQVGAARNVQTDRETTPLDDWLRTLEHAALAEQIRRYAVAFIHQLAPYLSKVPNDKTLLNPPDASGSSNSKGGSSSNSSSVSGLPGGDLPTDNIKLEPGTEAPPVQPMEASEIKQEAGAGKVGASSAAGDTKPALILGDPLGMGETLEDINPSAIVLYVVNPFTFASDSCELERLALIALLRCYAELLKAVPDSVRAQMNIQIISLESVMELGPCGNRKRFSDEIRCLALNIFSQCRRHLVHAQSVKSLTGFGTAANMEAFLKTKDEPNRRAYKMYTAPFVLAPMHERNDKTDFSRSAGSMHGQNEHRYSVMYCNYCLSEDQAWLLATATDERGELLEKICINIDVPNRARRRKAPARYVALKKLMDFIMGIISQTSQMWRLVIGRIGRIGHSELKSWSYLLSKQQLQKASKQFKDMCKQCTLMYPPTILSACLVTLEPDAKLRVMPDQFTPDERFSQISMQNPLATPQDVTCTHILVFPTSAVCAPFTRQFQNEPQVDDDFLTFEEEGNEDFSDADIGDLFWGDTHIDRVSNHGSPGRMDDNRSWQSAGGNNFKCTPPQEVEEVGSLNQQPISVGYMVSTAPTGRMPAWFWSACPHLEDVCPVFLKTALHLHVPSIQSADDILNSTNAHQSANDHPLDSILTADVLRFVLEGYNALSWLALDSNTHDRLSCLPINVQTLMDLYYLTAAIA; from the exons ATGACGCATCAAAATCATCAGACAAACGGCGCAAGTTTGGAGGATTGCCACACAAACTTTTATGCCTTG ACTGATTTATGTGGAATAAAATGGAAGAAGTTCGTTAACGGGGAGCGGCCGAACGCATCGAGCGATCCTTTAGCGGACCCGATCCTGCGCTCCTATTCGCGATGCATCCAGGCGGACATGCTGTGCGTGTGGAGGAGGGTCCAATCCACGAAGACGGACAACGCCGACCCGAATGCCTTAACCTTCGAGATCGCCACCTCGACCAAGGTCCACCCGCCCCTTTCGCTGGCCGCCGCCAAGGAGCTGTGGATCTTCTGGTATGGCGAGGAGCCCGATCTCAATGAACTGGTCGACGCCGAGCTGCTCCGAGTAGCGG ccAACCAAGCGCTTTGGAATGGCACCTGGAAAGGAGCCCTTACCTACGAGTGCCGATCGCTTCTCTTCAAGGCGCTGCACAATCTCATGGAGag ATTCGTGCTCACCAAGGACATTGTGCGATTTGGCAAATGGTTTGTGCAGCCCTGCACCTCCAGCGATCGTCTCTTTGGACGCAG CTCCCAGCACTTGTCCTTCTCATTCACGTTCTTCGTGCACGGCGACACCGTTTGCGCCTCCATAGATTTGCGCGAACATCCCGCCGTGCGTCCGCTGACCAAGGAGCATTTGGccgaggcggcggcggccttTGCAGCGTCCAGTTCGCCGCCAGGATCGTCGAGTTCTCCGGCATCAGCGGGCGGAGCAGTGCCTAATCCTGGCCAGGACGCCAATGGCGCCGGAATGGAGCCACTGGACGGTGGCGAGGGAGCAGCCAAGGCAGCGCCACCTGCGCATGCGCGCAAGGTGATGTTGGCCCCCTTCGGAATTGCGGCCATACTCACCGGCAATAGCTATAAGGCCAGCGATCCCATTGCGGAAAAGATCCTCGAGGACTGGGCCTCGTTTTTTCCGCTGTGCAATAAGGACAACTCGGATGTGCCACCGGTGGTGGAAGTGGTGTCGG GTGGTCATAAGATGTATCATCCCACGAACTACGTACTAGTCACAGACCTGGACGACATGGAGCACATGGAGTTCGTCGAGATGCAGAAGATGCAGAGCTCAGTGGGCGGAGCGGCGGCGGCTGAGGCAGCTGTCCTGGCCTCGGCTCCTCCTTCCCTGGGCGCCGCTCCTTCTGCAGCAGCAATACCCGTGGGTCCGGCTTCGCTCAACGCtccaggaggcggaggaggagcaggagcaggagccgccgccgccgccaaagAGGCATCCCGCAAGGCAGCTCCCCAGGCAGTCAGCGCCCTGGAACGTCTCGCCTTCCAGCCCTACTACGATCAACGGCCCACCTCGGGCTTCACCTTCAATACCAACAATACTCACATACCCGCCTCGGCAGCCGTGGAAATGCCGGAACGAACTTGGCAGGATTGCGTGATGAACACGCTCCACGTggacgcagcagcagcagcggcggcggcagccgTGGCTTCTTCTACACCAACCTCGGGAACAGGGACATCATCATCGGCTGATGGCGATGAGAATGAGCAGAATAAACCGCCGCAGCAGGATTCCAAGCAACTGGTGCAGCAGCAGATTcaacagcatcagcagcagcagcaacgtcAGAAGCTCTGGAATTTCGTGGATCCCATGCAAAAGGCGCCCTGCATATGCACAAA aCACCTGGCGAATACACCTCATGGAACGCCGCATGGTGGCGCCTCGACGTACTCCCGGAATTCCGTGGGCGGCGACTCCTCGATGCCGGTGGCCTCCGTGGAATCACCGGCCACACCTGCTCCCTCTCCGCATCCCAATTCGGCGCACTCGCAACCGACATCCGTGCCGGCCGCTGAGCAA CTACTCAACATGAGTCCCCATGCGCCCACTTCCGTTTCCAATCTTCAACAGCCGCCCACGCCCATTGATCATCTGCTGGACAAGAATACACCGGCGCCGACGCCAACGGATCAGCACGACAATAAGAGCATCACGGCCTCGCCTTATGTCCACCAGACGCCCAGCGTGGAGCCGCCCTCTTATACGGATCATGCggccggcggaggaggaggagcagtggGTCAATCCATGGGCACTGGACCAGGTAGTGTGCCCGCCCAGCaaccggccacgcccacagcaGCAACGTCGGCTGGAGGAGCTTCGAATGCCGCTGGAGGGGGAGGAACAGTGGGAACTATAAGTGTGAAGAAGCTTGaaatgcagcaacagcagcagcagcagactcCTTCAGCGGCAGCAATGGTTATTAAACAGGAGCCGGGTGCTCAAGGACGGGGGACAGGAGCGGGTGTCACCTCCACCACGGAGGCGATGAACAACCTGAGGCGCTTGTACAATCCGCCCAAGCTGACGCTAAAGGATCCGGACAGCTTCTATGACGAGGAGTGGCTCAAGGAGGTCATCTATGACTTTCAGTACCAGGAAAACTG GGACTATCTGACGGTGAAGCGACCGAAACTGGATAAGCAACGTCGACCCAGGTATGCCAAGAACCTGTACGAGGGCCACACGCACGTGAAGCCGCTGATGCCATCGCCGGGATCAGTTTATGGCTCGCAGCTGCTCTCGCTGGATGTCTCAGCGACGTCAGCCGGCgtaggaggaggaggatcggCGGCGGGCAGTTCCAGCGGTGGATTGGTTGGCATCGCCAACAGCACAGCCAATGGCAGTGATGCCGATGGTGTCGATGGTGGCAGCAGCTTCTTCCAGGGATTGGACATTAAGACAGAGCCTGGTTTGCATTCCCCCTCGTGCAAGGAGACCTCGAAATCCTCCGGAGGCGGGGgcaacagcagcggcggcggaaGCGGTGGCGGTAATCTCTTCACCGCCGAGGGACTGAATCCATCGCTCAACGACCTGGAGCAGTTGTTTGAGACGAGCTCGAATGATGAGTGCAGCAGCGTGCAGATTCACACGCCGCCCGATTCCAATAATCCCTCGAATGGCGGCTGCAGTGCTGTTACGAATACGATCGAGGACCTCAAACGGAGCACGGCTATAAGCAGTGCGGCGGTGTTGggagcggcagcggcggcagttgcggcagcagcagcgtcaTCGGGAGCGGGCAATATCCAGGCGGAGGATCTCACCAAGATGTTCCCCACACCGCCGTCGCACGAGCAGCAGCACCCGAATTCGAGTCCCTGCCAAACGGACGTGGTGATGACGGATCTCAGTGTGGACACCACCACAACCAGTATAACCAGCAGTAGCAGTAGCATCCCCACAACCTGCAACACCACCACCATTACGAGTAGTATCAatagcagcaccaccaccgcaAACACgacaagcaacaacagcagcagcagcagcagtattATCCTGGCAGCCGTTCAAGCTCCCGTCACCACCGTGGTGGCAATCCAGACGAGCTTCTCCAAGCTGGTGAAGCAGGAGTATAACCTGGAGTTGGGCAGCCCCGTGGAGGAGCCCATTGATGACTGGAACTATGTTTATAGACCGCCGCAGCAGGAGAAATTTGTGGGCGCCACGCGCTACGCTCCGCTGACGAACCTGCCCAGCATGACGCAACCGCCGTTGACTTTGCCTCCGGGTTGCTTTTATCAACCCACCTGGAGTAGTCACAAGTCCAGGGCAGCCACCTTGGCCAAAGCGGCGGcagcgcaacagcagcagcatcaaaaGCATCAAGCTCTCCAGCAGCGCATTCAATTGCATCAGCAAAAGTTGCAGCAGCTACAGCAccaacatcatcagcagcaacagcaacaagcggcggccgcagcagcagcagcagcggcggcggcggcagcgggtGGAGGCCACCAGAAGCACCAGCATCAGCATCTCCATGATCTTTTGTCGGCGGCGCCCAGGACTCCTCTTACGCCCTCCACAGTTCCACAACCGCTGAGCAGTGGCGGCAGTCAGTTGCTGTTGAATCAGTTGAATTGCCCACAGGCGCCGCccggcagctccatgcagcaACTGATGCACCGCGCGGGAATGTCGCCCATTTCGCCGGGTCCCGGAATGGCTGCCTATGCCGCCCGGAGTAGTCCCATGTCGAGGGCGACGCCCACGCATCCGCCACCGCCATATCCCTACGATTTGGCAGTGGCCAGTCCAGCTACCTCCACGTCGTCCTACTTGAACCGGCCACTCCACTCGCAGGAGCATCCGCATGGAATGCATGGAATGGGTGGAGGAGTTGCCATGGGTCACGGAAACGGAGGAGCTGGCAGTCACATGGGAATGATGCCCTACACTGGCGATGCGGGCATTGCCAGTGGTGGTGGCGGAACAGCGATGACAGCCGCCGGACCCGCGAGTCTCCTCCAGGAGCTACCGGAAGTCAACTCTGTCCTGGTCAACATCCTCCTCTACGACACCGCTTTGAATGTCTTCCGGGATCACAACTTTGATAGCAgcagtgtgtgcgtgtgcaatGCGGATACGCAGAAGATTGGCAATATTCGGGGAGCGGATTCGGGAGTTTATGTACCATTGCCAGGTGTTAGCTTCAATCCGTTTCCTTCAGCAGGAGGTGCAGCTGGAGGATCTGGAGGAACTGCAGCTGGACAGCGGATGCCGAATGGACCCAGTTCCGCTGGTGGCTTTGGCGGCATGCGGATGATCAGTGCCTTTGGGGGCTCGCCGGCCTCCGCCTCGATGCCCGGAGCTGGCTCCGGACATGGTCACGGCCCGAACGGCGGCTCCAACTCGTCATCCTGCACGCCGCCCAGCAGTAATCCCCACATCACCGGCTATGTGGACGACGATCCGGTGGAGTGCACTTGCGGCTTTAGCGCCGTCGTCAATCGGAGGCTCTCGCATCGCGCTGGACTCTTCTACGAGGATGAGGTGGAGATCACGGGCATAGCGGATGATCCGGGCAGGAATAAGCAGCCCACGTTGTTGAGTATCATCCAGAGTCTCAGCCGGAAGAACCAGATTAAGCAGCAGGGATCGGGAGAGACGAGTTCTGCTTTGGAGAAAGTAGGACCACAACTGGAGCAACTGACGCATGCGGTCTTCGATCTGCTCTTGGATCAATGCTCCATCATCCAGACCTCCAGTAGTTCCGTGCACAGAGCCCTGCAGGCGCATCGGCGACGAATGTCCCGCCAGCGGAGGATCTTTGGCACCAATGGAGCGCCCACCGCCTCGTTGGCATCGATTGCAAATGTCCTGGAGTTTATGGACGCCCATGACAATATCAGTTTGGCTCTGGAACATGCGAGACTGGCCTTCGAGAACCAGCGGATGGACAATATGATGGACTTTCATGGCAACGGTAGCAGTAGCTcgcatcatcagcagcagcaacaactgacGGCCTTTCATGCACCGCCACCTGCATTGCGTCACAAGCTGGCGGCGATTGGCGCTGGTCGGCTGACGGTGCACAAGTGGGCATATCTGCCGGTGGGTTTCACCCGCAGCAACAAGGAGATTGTGCGCACCATGAATGCAATACAGCCGATGCTGCAGAATGCCTTCCACTGCAAGTCGAGGGGAGGATCGGGCTCGAAGGATGCCAGTTCGTATAATACGGTTAGTGGACCGCTCACCTGGCGGCAGTTCCATCGCCTGGCGGGTCGTGCATCCGGACAATGCGAACCGCAACCCATTCCCTCGGTGGTGGTGGGTTACGAGAAGGATTGGATATCGGTGGCCCCACATTCCATCCACTACTGGGATAAGTTTCTCCTGGAACCGTACTCGTATGCCCGGGATGTGGTCTACCTGGTTGTTTGTCCGGATAACGAACATGTAGCCAGTTGTACTAGGAGTTATTTCCGGGAATTAAGTAGCACCTATGAGATGTGCAAGCTGGGCAAACACACGCCCATTCGTGGATGGGAGGGCATCCTCCAGGTGGGCGCTGCTCGCAACGTTCAAACCGATCGGGAAACAACTCCATTGGATGACTGGTTGAGAACTTTAGAGCACGCTGCTCTAGCGGAGCAAATCCGTCGCTATGCAGTGGCCTTCATTCACCAACTGGCTCCCTATCTCAGTAAAGTGCCCAACGATAAGACGCTGCTGAATCCGCCAGATGCCTCGGGCAGTTCCAATTCCAAGGGAGGCAGCTCCTCGAATAGCTCTTCAGTCAGTGGATTGCCTGGCGGGGATTTACCCACGGATAACATCAAATTGGAACCGGGTACAGAGGCGCCGCCAGTTCAGCCGATGGAAGCCAGCGAAATTAAACAGGAAGCGGGCGCGGGAAAAGTAGGAGCCTCCTCGGCAGCAGGGGATACCAAACCCGCTCTCATCCTGGGCGATCCCTTGGGCATGGGCGAGACTTTGGAAGACATCAACCCATCAGCTATTGTCCTCTATGTGGTCAATCCCTTTACCTTTGCCTCGGATAGCTGCGAACTTGAGCGACTTGCTTTGATTGCCCTTCTTCGCTGCTACGCGGAGCTCCTGAAAGCCGTTCCCGATTCGGTGCGCGCCCAGATGAACATACAGATTATATCGCTGGAATCGGTAATGGAACTGGGACCGTGTGGCAATCGAAAGCGCTTCTCCGATGAGATTAGATGCCTCGCTTTGAACATCTTCTCGCAGTGCCGGCGGCACTTGGTGCACGCGCAGTCGGTGAAAAGTCTTACGGGCTTTGGGACGGCGGCCAATATGGAGGCCTTCCTCAAGACCAAGGACGAACCCAATCGCCGGGCCTACAAGATGTACACGGCTCCCTTTGTTCTGGCGCCGATGCACGAGAGGAACGACAAGACAGACTTCTCCAGATCGGCGGGCAGCATGCATGGCCAGAACGAGCATCGTTACTCGGTGATGTATTGCAATTACTGCCTGAGCGAAGATCAGGCTTGGCTATTGGCCACCGCCACCGATGAGCGGGGCGAGTTGCTCGAGAAGATCTGCATCAATATCGATGTGCCGAATCGGGCGAGACGAAGGAAAGCGCCCGCTCGCTATGTGGCACTGAAGAAGCTGATGGACTTCATCATGGGCATCATTTCGCAGACATCGCAGATGTGGCGTTTGGTCATTGGTCGGATTGGAAGGATTGGGCACAGTGAACTGAAGTCGTGGAGCTACTTGCTCAGCAAGCAGCAACTCCAGAAGGCCTCCAAGCAATTCAAGGATATGTGCAAGCAATGTACACTGATGTATCCACCGACTATTTTGAGTGCCTGCCTGGTGACTTTGGAACCCGATGCCAAGCTGCGCGTGATGCCCGATCAGTTTAC